One segment of Cynocephalus volans isolate mCynVol1 chromosome 8, mCynVol1.pri, whole genome shotgun sequence DNA contains the following:
- the LOC134384334 gene encoding olfactory receptor 6N1-like, producing MDHFNHTWSQSFILAGLTPSGTLRPLAFLGTLCIYLLTLAGNIFIIILVQADSRLYTPMYFFISVLSFLELWYVSTTVPTLLHTLLHGCSPISSTVCFLQLYVFHSLGITECYMLGVMTLDRHLAICRPLHYHALMSRRVQLWLAGAPWVAGFSAALVPASLTATLPFCLKELAHYFCDLAPLMRLACVHMDWHAWAHGAVIGVATGCNFVIILGLYGGILKAVLKLPSAASRSKAFSTCSSHMTVVALFYASAFTVYVGSPGSQTEGKDNIIALIYALFTPFLNPIVYTLCNKEVKKAVRRVTERIRTVLREP from the coding sequence ATGGATCATTTCAACCATACTTGGAGCCAGAGTTTCATTCTTGCTGGTCTCACTCCCAGTGGGACCCTACGACCCCTTGCCTTCCTGGGGACACTGTGTATCTATCTCCTCACTCTTGCAgggaacatttttatcatcatccTGGTTCAGGCAGATTCTAGACTGTACACGCCCATGTACTTCTTTATCAGTGTCCTCTCCTTTCTGGAGCTCTGGTACGTCAGCACCACGGTGCCCACGCTGCTACACACCTTGCTTCACGGGTGCTCACCCATCTCATCAACTGTGTGCTTTCTCCAGTTGTATGTCTTCCATTCTTTGGGCATAACTGAGTGCTACATGTTGGGTGTCATGACACTGGACCGCCACCTTGCCATCTGCCGCCCCCTCCACTACCATGCACTCATGAGCAGACGGGTACAGCTGTGGCTAGCTGGGGCCCCTTGGGTGGCTGGCTTCTCAGCTGCACTTGTGCCAGCCAGTCTCACCGCCACTCTGCCCTTCTGCTTGAAAGAGTTGGCCCATTATTTTTGTGACCTGGCACCACTAATGAGGTTGGCATGTGTGCACATGGACTGGCATGCTTGGGCCCATGGAGCAGTGATTGGTGTAGCCACTGGATGCAATTTTGTGATAATTTTGGGACTCTATGGAGGCATCCTGAAAGCTGTGCTGAAGCTGCCCTCAGCTGCCAGCCGTTCCAAGGCTTTCTCCACCTGTTCCTCTCACATGACTGTGGTAGCACTATTCTATGCTTCTGCCTTCACAGTATATGTGGGTTCACCTGGGAGTCAAACTGAAGGCAAAGACAATATTATTGCCTTGATCTATGCCCTTTTTACTCCTTTCCTCAATCCCATCGTTTATACCCTTTGCAACAAGGAGGTAAAGAAAGCTGTGAGAAGAGTCACTGAAAGGATCAGGACTGTTTTGAGGGAGCCTTGA